A single region of the Micropterus dolomieu isolate WLL.071019.BEF.003 ecotype Adirondacks linkage group LG02, ASM2129224v1, whole genome shotgun sequence genome encodes:
- the fbxw9 gene encoding F-box/WD repeat-containing protein 9, protein MSEVRVNLHEAEAGTYQDGSPPDPVKAPSSEASVPNLQGLPLPGHSSSADVSPSPSAEASGLLSLPWEMVTHIASHLPAQCVITVLPKVCHALGNVGKDSTAWQLRARRLIGSKAGFPVGPREDFDWPSACVEMEQLITCWTGQAHLVARQTQEEEEREQVRQQQRAGQDGQPEGQEDRRENEVEGVGVVAQEVAYGADEGMEVEMEGEDGEMQPIVGGNHLARLREELEERLEDDAAALMEEERNHRMVFDADEGQNGALNHQEDLADPRNLGNGRQVDMEQRQPTRSPSPPPALECITLPSGHIAQVNSVLLLGGEGTVCATGSRDWNVKLWDLHADSGGRLLHTLGGQGDFSTHRGWVWCLASQGPLLASGGFDSTVRLWDLQAGGAERGLIRAGAAVLCLSCQSDVLLAGTFDKRVSMYDTRAAEPLVKSLRLHGNAVMCLAADDKYIISGSKDCTVAVYDRRAGKGLKRLRLSSYLLSMSHSGCEVWAGDNSGMLHSFSMQAGTLKPLSQFDVGHTALVTGIHRSPGSLYTCSSDRTVKVHIPCAPPRTLCTLHHQAGVNGLSVDAGVLAVASGDVCVEVWRPRN, encoded by the exons ATGTCTGAGGTCAGGGTTAACCTGCATGAAGCAGAGGCAGGGACTTACCAGGATGGATCACCTCCTGACCCTGTGAAAGCTCCGAGCAGTGAAGCTTCTGTGCCTAACCTGCAAGG TCTTCCGCTTCCTGGTCACTCATCTTCAGCAGATGTTAGCCCCTCACCTTCTGCTGAGGCAAGTGGCTTGTTGTCACTACCATGGGAGATGGTAACCCACATTGCCTCGCACCTTCCTGCTCAGTGTGTCATCACGGTGCTGCCAAAG GTCTGTCATGCATTGGGTAATGTGGGTAAGGACAGCACTGCTTGGCAGCTCCGGGCACGCAGACTAATAGGATCCAAAGCTGGCTTTCCAGTGGGGCCAAGGGAGGACTTTGACTGGCCTTCGGCTTGCGTGGAGATGGAGCAGCTGATAACCTGCTGGACAGGCCAAGCTCACCTTGTGGCCAGACAGACccaagaggaagaggaaagggaACAAGTGAGGCAGCAGCAAAGGGCTGGGCAGGACGGGCAGCCAGAAGGACAGGAAGATCGTAGAGAGAATGAGGTAGAAGGGGTGGGAGTGGTGGCGCAGGAGGTTGCATATGGTGCTGATGAAGGGATGGAGGTGGAGATGGAAGGTGAGGATGGTGAAATGCAGCCCATCGTAGGTGGGAACCACCTGGCAAGACTAAGAGAGGAGTTGGAAGAAAGACTGGAGGATGATGCAGCAGCACTAATGGAAGAAGAAAGGAACCACAGGATGGTGTTTGATGCTGATGAGGGGCAAAATGGTGCTCTTAATCACCAAGAGGACTTGGCAGACCCCAGGAATCTGGGTAATGGAAGACAGGTAGATATGGAACAACGTCAACCCACCAGAAGTCCTAGCCCACCCCCAGCGCTGGAGTGCATCACCCTACCTTCAGGCCACATCGCCCAGGTCAACTCAGTCCTCCTGTTGGGTGGAGAGGGGACAGTTTGTGCCACAGGTTCCAGAGACTGGAATGTTAAACTGTGGGATCTACATGCAGACTCTGGTGGCAGGCTGCTGCACACATTGGGAGGGCAGGGTGACTTCAGCACCCATCGGGGCTGGGTCTGGTGCCTGGCATCTCAGGGACCTCTGCTGGCCTCAGGGGGCTTTGACAGCACAGTGAGGCTGTGGGACCTTCAAGCAGGTGGTGCGGAGAGGGGCCTGATCAGGGCAGGGGCCGCTGTCCTCTGCTTGTCTTGTCAGTCAGATGTATTGCTGGCTGGTACATTTGACAAGAGGGTCAGCATGTATGACACCAGAG cTGCTGAACCCCTGGTGAAAAGCCTCCGTCTCCACGGTAACGCTGTAATGTGCCTAGCTGCAGATGACAAGTACATCATCTCTGGGAGTAAAGACTGCACTGTGGCTGTCTATGACCGCAGGGCAGGCAAAGGCTTGAAGAGACTTCGG CTGAGCTCTTACCTGCTGTCCATGAGCCACAGTGGCTGTGAAGTGTGGGCAGGAGACAACAGTGGAATGCtccactccttttccatgcagGCGGGGACCTTAAAACCCCTGTCCCAGTTTGATGTGGGACACACAGCTTTGGTCACTGGCATCCACAGGTCCCCTGGAAGCCTTTACACTTGTTCATCTGATCGTACTGTCAAG GTACATATCCCGTGTGCACCTCCAAGGACATTGTGCACACTGCATCACCAAGCTGGGGTCAATGGG CTAAGTGTGGATGCTGGAGTCCTTGCTGTAGCCTcaggagatgtgtgtgtggaagtCTGGAGGCCCAGAAACTGA